A single window of Rudaeicoccus suwonensis DNA harbors:
- a CDS encoding ferric reductase-like transmembrane domain-containing protein, which yields MTVLWNVSRATGLVGVALMTAVVILGVVLSGSRRRTTQTGATIQAVHRSLALGMITFLVVHIATAILDTYVHIGLLAAVVPFASGYDRLTVGLGTIGFDLLAALIVTSLARHRISEHVWRFVHRASFAMWPVTIWHGIAMSSDPVLRMPTIACAVLGTAAIIWRAASSHSDSIRRREVLRQEWT from the coding sequence ATGACCGTTCTCTGGAATGTCTCGCGCGCCACCGGGCTCGTCGGCGTCGCCCTCATGACGGCGGTCGTCATACTCGGCGTCGTCCTGTCCGGGTCCCGGCGTCGCACCACGCAGACCGGCGCGACGATTCAGGCGGTGCATCGCAGCCTGGCACTGGGGATGATCACCTTCCTGGTCGTCCACATCGCGACCGCAATTCTCGACACCTACGTCCACATCGGTCTGCTGGCTGCGGTGGTGCCATTCGCGTCCGGCTACGACCGGCTCACTGTCGGGCTGGGCACGATCGGTTTCGACCTCCTGGCCGCGCTGATCGTCACCTCCCTGGCCCGGCATCGCATCAGTGAGCACGTATGGCGCTTCGTGCATCGAGCCAGCTTCGCCATGTGGCCCGTCACGATCTGGCACGGCATCGCCATGAGCAGCGATCCGGTCTTACGTATGCCGACGATCGCATGCGCGGTCCTCGGAACCGCCGCCATCATCTGGAGGGCAGCAAGCTCGCACAGCGACAGCATCCGGCGACGCGAGGTCCTCCGTCAGGAGTGGACATGA
- a CDS encoding FAD:protein FMN transferase — MITSEGFHSIGVMWRITASQDDSLAAACEVAHARLEELDAAASRFRHDSEVTRLAAMAAPAGRTTITAPVSPLLLTLLRDALWAAEATGGLVDPTLGQAMALAGYDTDLAVVQARDTQTPPATAVAHRAPQIPTSPSSLHDLVIDPMAGTVTIAAGTVLDLGATAKAAMADRIAGELAARWPGGFLVDLGGDIAVAGPPPAGGWVISTPETADGEDRLCITTQGVATSGTDRRRWLVDSEERHHLLDPRTGRAIRHTWRQVTCVGASALQANAASTAACVLSEAAVEWLSSRGIPARLVADDGTVTYTPRWPRTADQAAS; from the coding sequence ATGATCACGTCCGAAGGCTTTCACTCGATCGGTGTGATGTGGCGGATCACTGCATCACAAGACGACTCGCTTGCCGCCGCCTGCGAGGTCGCCCACGCGCGACTCGAGGAATTGGATGCCGCGGCGTCCCGATTCCGCCACGACTCCGAAGTCACGCGGTTGGCGGCCATGGCCGCACCGGCTGGCAGGACCACGATCACGGCACCGGTCAGCCCACTCCTGCTCACCCTCTTGCGCGACGCACTCTGGGCCGCCGAGGCAACCGGTGGCCTGGTCGACCCGACGCTCGGGCAAGCCATGGCTCTGGCCGGCTATGACACCGACCTTGCCGTGGTGCAGGCGAGAGACACGCAGACCCCACCCGCAACGGCCGTGGCGCATCGCGCGCCGCAGATCCCGACATCCCCGAGTTCGCTGCATGACCTGGTCATCGATCCGATGGCAGGCACCGTCACCATCGCGGCCGGCACGGTGCTCGATCTGGGCGCGACGGCCAAGGCAGCCATGGCCGACCGCATCGCGGGTGAGTTGGCCGCTCGATGGCCAGGTGGATTCCTGGTCGACCTGGGCGGTGACATCGCCGTGGCCGGCCCACCGCCCGCAGGCGGCTGGGTGATCTCCACGCCCGAGACCGCCGATGGCGAGGACCGCCTGTGCATCACCACTCAAGGCGTCGCCACCTCCGGCACCGACCGGCGCCGATGGCTTGTCGACAGCGAAGAGCGCCACCACCTGCTGGACCCCCGCACCGGCCGGGCCATTCGACATACCTGGCGTCAGGTGACCTGCGTTGGCGCATCAGCGTTGCAGGCCAATGCCGCATCGACGGCCGCGTGCGTGCTGTCAGAGGCAGCGGTCGAATGGCTCAGCAGCCGAGGCATCCCCGCGCGACTTGTCGCAGACGACGGTACGGTCACCTACACACCGCGGTGGCCGCGCACCGCAGATCAGGCCGCATCATGA
- a CDS encoding ferredoxin, giving the protein MRNADSGKTVTVDRVACTAHGVCAVVSAGAIALDEFGYPIESQVVMDRRSAQELARACPARALLLQRD; this is encoded by the coding sequence ATGCGCAACGCTGACAGCGGCAAAACCGTCACCGTCGACCGTGTCGCGTGCACCGCTCACGGCGTGTGCGCAGTCGTGTCGGCAGGTGCGATCGCGTTGGACGAGTTCGGGTATCCGATCGAATCACAGGTCGTGATGGACAGACGCAGCGCACAAGAGCTGGCACGGGCCTGCCCGGCGAGAGCACTTCTGCTGCAAAGAGATTGA
- a CDS encoding NADH-ubiquinone oxidoreductase-F iron-sulfur binding region domain-containing protein: MSLIDLLDEAGLTGRGGGSFPTGTKVRTALERGASLVVNACDGEIGTSKDASVVAHHLDEICYGASLLTSSVTWAAHRGSPTEAALLAAGLDVLSTPARYVASEESALVNLLNGGLARPLMRQAPVAVGSRTTMGRRLPATLVLNAETVWRIGQIERYGPTWFRSYGTPAEPGPRLVTISGSVERPGVYETAAGVALNDLLVAAGTFDSAAVGLSGLSGGWLSAAESQHITWSNAGLAPYGFRTGSGAIAVLDRSTCPLTYVAELVRFAAGESAGQCGPCMFGVPAVARTLDQLLDGSARPSDIALLDERVRMLVGRGACRFPDGIAGFVTSALRVFDPDITAHLDGGCLCLRQPAHAQR; this comes from the coding sequence ATGAGCCTGATCGATCTGCTCGACGAGGCCGGTCTGACCGGCCGTGGTGGTGGCTCGTTTCCGACGGGCACCAAGGTGCGGACCGCGCTCGAGCGCGGCGCCAGTCTTGTCGTCAATGCCTGCGACGGTGAGATCGGCACGAGCAAGGATGCCTCCGTCGTCGCGCATCACCTCGACGAAATTTGTTATGGCGCAAGCCTTTTGACCTCCTCGGTGACGTGGGCAGCGCACCGTGGCAGCCCTACCGAGGCGGCACTTCTTGCTGCCGGTCTCGACGTGCTGTCGACACCAGCGAGGTATGTCGCGTCGGAGGAGTCCGCCCTCGTCAACCTTCTCAACGGCGGCCTCGCCCGTCCGCTGATGCGGCAGGCGCCCGTGGCTGTCGGCAGCCGCACGACGATGGGTCGACGGCTACCCGCAACCCTCGTGCTGAACGCCGAGACCGTATGGCGCATCGGCCAGATCGAGCGGTACGGCCCGACGTGGTTCCGCAGCTACGGCACGCCTGCAGAACCAGGCCCGCGGCTGGTGACCATCAGCGGCAGCGTCGAACGGCCCGGTGTCTACGAGACCGCGGCCGGGGTGGCGCTGAACGATCTGCTCGTGGCCGCGGGCACCTTCGATTCCGCCGCCGTGGGACTGTCCGGTCTCAGCGGCGGTTGGCTCTCTGCGGCCGAGTCGCAGCACATCACCTGGTCCAACGCCGGACTCGCGCCATACGGATTTCGGACCGGCAGCGGAGCGATCGCGGTGCTGGACCGATCGACCTGCCCGCTGACGTATGTCGCCGAGTTGGTTCGATTTGCGGCCGGCGAATCGGCCGGCCAGTGCGGACCGTGCATGTTCGGGGTTCCAGCGGTCGCGCGGACCCTCGATCAATTGCTCGACGGCAGCGCGCGTCCGAGCGACATCGCCTTGCTGGACGAGCGGGTACGCATGCTCGTCGGTCGCGGTGCATGCAGGTTCCCCGATGGCATCGCCGGCTTCGTGACCTCGGCGTTGCGGGTGTTCGACCCGGACATCACGGCACACCTCGACGGTGGCTGCCTCTGCCTTCGACAGCCCGCCCATGCGCAACGCTGA
- a CDS encoding glycoside hydrolase domain-containing protein encodes MRKLSKVAALSVVTLSFSVPVGAFAAAPHATAASSSHGCPAGDVCIYPGASWNNNKPSLKYYSYGAHNLKNQFNKHRVYNNQTGGATVQLCTRSNGGGCGALHSPGWYCDENLTPIYSIKLARHVTTTPSAWGVDTTETITQAHVNAIKSRAGAVPKVWGRYVSDCLPSHCGGNMTPGEVTVAKKNGIKIFLLAADLGDDSTAKEGTADGQLAVKDAKANAKAPAGTLIVKDIEDTVSSSYLTAWFTAVKKGGYLPGFYLNATHSDVTAAFCSATKTPGFSSSIIDSYEPEPSGATVGPKGAPSLSKADHFSCGGGVYDIYQYSQAQYIGTNFDQDVANLKTPGLLG; translated from the coding sequence ATGAGGAAATTGTCGAAAGTCGCCGCGTTGAGCGTTGTGACACTGTCGTTCAGCGTGCCCGTCGGGGCCTTCGCAGCAGCGCCGCATGCGACGGCCGCGAGCAGTTCCCACGGCTGTCCCGCAGGAGACGTGTGCATCTACCCCGGCGCTTCCTGGAACAACAACAAGCCGTCGTTGAAGTACTACTCGTACGGCGCCCACAACCTGAAGAACCAGTTCAACAAGCATCGCGTCTACAACAACCAGACCGGCGGTGCGACAGTGCAACTGTGCACCCGGAGCAACGGCGGAGGATGCGGGGCGTTGCACAGCCCAGGTTGGTATTGCGACGAGAATCTCACCCCGATCTACTCGATCAAGCTCGCGCGCCACGTGACCACGACGCCCAGCGCCTGGGGAGTCGACACCACCGAAACCATCACCCAGGCGCACGTCAACGCGATCAAATCCAGGGCCGGTGCCGTGCCGAAGGTATGGGGTCGTTACGTCAGCGACTGCCTGCCGAGTCATTGCGGCGGGAACATGACGCCCGGAGAAGTCACGGTAGCGAAGAAGAACGGCATCAAGATCTTCCTCCTGGCCGCCGACCTCGGAGACGACTCCACCGCCAAGGAAGGCACGGCCGATGGCCAATTGGCGGTCAAGGACGCCAAGGCCAACGCCAAGGCGCCCGCCGGCACGCTCATCGTCAAAGACATCGAGGACACGGTGAGTTCCAGCTATCTGACCGCGTGGTTCACCGCAGTCAAGAAGGGCGGCTACCTGCCGGGCTTCTATCTGAACGCCACCCACTCTGATGTCACCGCGGCCTTCTGCAGCGCCACCAAGACCCCGGGATTCTCCTCGTCGATCATCGACAGTTACGAGCCGGAACCCTCCGGAGCGACCGTCGGGCCCAAGGGCGCACCGTCCCTCAGCAAGGCGGACCACTTCTCCTGCGGCGGCGGTGTCTACGACATCTACCAGTACTCGCAGGCGCAGTACATCGGCACCAACTTCGACCAGGACGTCGCCAACCTGAAGACCCCGGGCCTGCTCGGGTAA